From Gimesia panareensis, the proteins below share one genomic window:
- a CDS encoding IS5 family transposase (programmed frameshift), whose amino-acid sequence MTRVSRPATGRNITGSRTEPKPQLSDEQWLLIKDLFPEPPVNAAGGRPRVAPRECLEGILWVLRTGARWKDLPTFLPSPSTCWRRFKEWTEDGVFLEAWQRLLEHLDRRKLVVWSEAFGDGTFCPAKKGAPDVGKTKRGKGTKLMLLVDGNGLPLALDRASASPAEVKLIESLLDQRVLPRDPDRLIYDRAADSDPLRTELAERQIELICPHRKNRVKPATQDGRALRRYRRRWKVERTISWLFNFRRLVIRYERYSHLFLGFAQLACVFTLLNKL is encoded by the exons ATGACCCGCGTGTCACGACCTGCCACAGGTCGCAACATTACCGGGTCCAGGACGGAACCAAAACCACAACTCTCGGACGAGCAATGGCTTCTGATCAAAGATCTGTTTCCAGAACCACCGGTAAACGCAGCCGGAGGGCGGCCCAGAGTGGCTCCCCGCGAGTGCCTCGAAGGAATCCTTTGGGTATTAAGGACCGGTGCCCGATGGAAAGATTTACCAACATTTTTACCATCTCCCAGCACCTGCTGGCGGCGTTTCAAGGAATGGACCGAAGACGGTGTCTTCCTGGAAGCGTGGCAGCGATTGCTCGAACACTTAGACCGCCGGAAGCTGGTTGTCTGGTCGGAAGCATTCGGGGATGGCACATTCTGCCCCGCAAAAAAAGGGGCGC CCGATGTCGGAAAGACAAAACGGGGAAAGGGAACCAAGCTTATGCTGCTGGTCGACGGAAACGGGCTCCCTCTCGCTTTGGATCGTGCCAGTGCCTCTCCGGCAGAGGTGAAGCTGATTGAATCCCTGCTGGACCAGCGAGTTTTGCCACGCGACCCCGATCGCCTGATTTATGATCGTGCGGCCGACAGCGATCCCCTGCGCACAGAGCTGGCGGAACGGCAGATAGAGCTGATCTGTCCGCATCGCAAGAACCGTGTGAAACCAGCGACGCAAGACGGGCGTGCTCTGCGGCGATATCGACGCCGCTGGAAAGTCGAACGCACCATCAGCTGGCTGTTCAACTTTCGTCGTCTGGTAATACGATATGAACGATACAGTCATTTGTTTTTAGGATTCGCACAACTCGCGTGCGTGTTCACCTTACTTAATAAGTTATGA
- a CDS encoding suppressor of fused domain protein, which yields MWNWLKNLFSRKKEYKEYDEAAAEAWYDEKSRLMEAILGKEHDMVMHAMIPYALGGALDLYYFPNGIEGVAVATKELSEGPGEGSTNDWFDCYELAMFTKEELSLEDAHHEETGFGAIHTNINAILNCIARYSEQARLNPGETCEFPEDMDTVGGKCLIFDGYGAFDNADRQPFGILAVIEVFRPEMEFARENGGHQLIERLKAAGHYPYSDLDREPVV from the coding sequence ATGTGGAACTGGCTGAAGAATCTGTTTTCGCGGAAGAAGGAGTATAAGGAGTATGACGAAGCGGCTGCAGAGGCCTGGTATGATGAAAAAAGCAGATTGATGGAAGCGATCCTCGGCAAAGAGCACGATATGGTGATGCATGCCATGATTCCCTATGCGCTGGGAGGCGCACTGGATCTGTATTATTTCCCGAATGGCATTGAAGGAGTGGCCGTGGCGACGAAAGAACTGTCTGAGGGACCGGGTGAGGGTTCGACAAATGACTGGTTCGACTGCTACGAACTGGCGATGTTCACAAAAGAGGAACTTTCGCTGGAGGACGCTCATCACGAGGAGACCGGGTTTGGCGCCATCCACACGAATATCAATGCGATCCTGAATTGTATCGCGCGTTACAGCGAACAGGCGCGGCTGAACCCGGGGGAAACATGCGAATTTCCGGAAGATATGGATACCGTCGGCGGAAAATGTTTGATCTTTGACGGTTATGGTGCGTTCGATAACGCGGACAGGCAGCCGTTCGGGATCCTGGCGGTGATCGAAGTGTTTCGGCCTGAGATGGAGTTTGCCCGCGAGAACGGAGGCCATCAATTGATTGAACGTTTGAAGGCGGCGGGGCACTATCCGTATTCGGATCTGGATCGTGAGCCTGTCGTTTGA
- a CDS encoding DMP19 family protein has product MMTGEEVEASIIEYLREQYPEGPRWQDPQFHCLEAEPLQLKMIPAFERIEYNLDNGGWAQLLWNCIGTWRNLLEIAAEGYALIGAEAQREALKPLSEVLSRDEAECARYLQRVTEENASEIFSDYTRRSYAAPGNEWEQAFYYDSGINELRLAWLEAHAEEIQALLCPDRSFWSRWKHFMRKR; this is encoded by the coding sequence ATGATGACAGGCGAAGAGGTTGAAGCGTCTATTATTGAGTATCTCCGAGAACAGTATCCTGAAGGGCCGCGCTGGCAGGACCCGCAGTTTCATTGCCTGGAAGCAGAGCCGCTGCAGCTGAAAATGATTCCGGCGTTTGAACGGATCGAATATAACCTGGATAACGGCGGCTGGGCGCAACTGCTCTGGAATTGTATTGGAACGTGGCGGAATCTGCTGGAGATTGCTGCTGAAGGATATGCGTTGATTGGAGCTGAGGCACAGCGGGAAGCGCTGAAGCCGCTCAGCGAGGTACTGAGCCGGGATGAAGCTGAGTGCGCCCGGTATCTGCAACGGGTCACTGAGGAAAATGCGTCCGAGATATTTTCGGACTATACCCGGCGCAGCTATGCGGCACCAGGAAATGAATGGGAGCAGGCATTTTATTATGATTCAGGGATCAATGAACTGCGTCTTGCGTGGCTGGAAGCACATGCGGAAGAAATCCAGGCGCTGCTGTGTCCCGATCGCAGTTTCTGGTCGCGTTGGAAACATTTCATGAGAAAACGGTAG